GGAGCTCGGGCGCAGCGACTTCAAGTACCTCATCAACACCCACGGCCACGCCGATCACACCAACGGCAACGGCGTCTACGCCGACTGCCAGATCATCGCCCACGAGCGCGTCGTGGAGATGATGAAGGAGAACCAGGGCAACTTCGCCCGGCAAATCATCTGGCGCACCGAGGACATCCAGCGGCAGAAGGATCAGATCGCCTCGGGCAAGCTGACCCCGGAGCAGAAGACGGCCGCCGAGGAGCGGATCATCATCAACACGCTGTCCATCGAATTCCTGAAATTGAAGCCCGCACCCACCTTCCCCACCAAGACGTTCACCGACACGATGACTCTGGATTGCGGCGACGTCACCTTCGAGCTGTACCAGGCCGGCGGCACCCACACCAAGAGCGACATCTTCATTTTCGCCCGGCAGAAGGGGATCCTGTTCACCGGCGACATGATGTGCGACAAGTGGCTCACCGACACGCCCGGCTGTCTGGCCACCTTCGCCGTCCATTCGGGCGAAGTCGCGGATTACCCCGTGCTGGTTCGGAACTGGCAGGCGCTGCTCGACCGCGGCGGCGAGATCCAGATGTACGTCCCCGGCCACTGGAACGGCGAACTCAGCGCCGCGGGCTTCCGATCCCGCTTCGACTACCTGCAGGCCCTGCTGGCCGACGTGCCCGCCATGATCCAGGCGGGCAAAACGTTCGACCAGATGGTCGCGGAGTACACGCTCCAAGCCAAGTTTCCCCAACTAGTGGGCAGCCCCGGCATCAGCCCCAACGGGCAGCGGATCTCCATCGAGCATCTCTACCTGATCCACACCGGCAAGATCTCGGTGGGCCAAGCCCTGTGGGAAATGATTCGAGATGAGACCTTCGCCGCCGAATTCCCGCCGCTGCGCGCGAACGTTCTGAAAAACCAGAACAAATACTTCTTCTCCGAAGCCCAGCTCAACGCCATGGGATACGTCCTGCTCAACGAGCAGAAGAAATCCGCGGACGCCCTGCAGGTCTTCGAGTTCATGCGCGAGCTGTACCCCGAGTCGTGGAACGCCTACGACAGCCTGGCCGAGGGCGTTTACGCCACGGGCAACAAGCAGAAAGCGCTGAAACTGTATCAGAAATCCGTAGAGCTGAACCCTAGGAACGAGAACGGTGTGAAGTGGATCGCGAAGATCGAATCGGAATTGAAATAAGGTCCCAGCGACCGTCCCCGACCGTCGCTCGGGCGGGGACGGTCTGGAGTCAACCATGGCAAAAATCATTCGGATCGCGCTGCTGGCGCTCTGCGTCACGCTACCAGCGGCCGCGACGGATCCCATCGCCGCCGACCGCGAGGCGGACCGGGCCGAGATCGCTCGGGTGATCAGTTCGGTGATCGGCTGGGCCAAGGACAAGAACCTCGAGCTGTTTTACGGCTCCATCGCCAACGACGAGGACTACATCAGCGTGACCCCGGGCCGGCGGGTGATCAAGCGGTTCGAGGACGTCAAGGCGAACGCGCCGTTCTGGCTGAGCCCCGATTTTCAGTACGTCCGCCACGAGCTGAAAGACCTGGAGATCACGTTCGCCCGTTGCGGCGAGGTGGCCTGGTTCTACTGCGTGCTTGATGACATCAACACGTACAAGGGCGAGCCGGCCTCGTGGGAGAACACCCGCTGGACCGGCGTCGTGGAGAAGCGCGACGGCCGCTGGGTGGTGGTGTCGCAACACTTCTCATTTGCCAGTGACCGGTGAGACCCGCGGCCCAGTTTGACTGTCCGATAGCCAAGGAGTCCCGCATGAAGCGCATCAGCATTGTGTCTATGGTGCTATGGTTGATCGCCTGGGGCGGTGCATGCTGCGGTGCCGATGTCCAGCGGTTTGAAATGCGGTCCGAGACCGTCGGCGCCACCTACACCATCGAGGTGGTGCTCCCAGCCAGGGCGGCGGCGGGTGATGCCCGGTACCCGGTGGTGTATTGCCTGGACTGGTATATCCTTGGTGATTACCTCCAGTCGCTGCCCAAGCTTATGGACATGGGCCGGCTGACGGAACCGTTCGTCATGGTGGGCATTAGCCAGCCGGGAGGGATGCACGAGTGGGCCACGACACGCACCCGGGATTTCACGCCCGGCCGGCCCACGGACGACTATTCGAAGCAGAATACGTATCCCAGCGCCGTCGAGCTGGCGGGCGGAATGACGCGATTCTCCACTTTCCTAAAAAACGAACTCGTTCCTCGCATTGAGGCGTCTTTTCCAGCGGATCCCTCCCGGCGCTGCCTGATGGGATATTCGTTGGGCGGCCTGATGGGGACGTGCGTCCTGGCACAGGACCCGCAGCTTTTCCAATATTACCTGATTGGCAGCCCGTCGCTCTGGTATAACGATTTCGGGCTGGCCGTCGAATTGGACAAGCTGACGGCGGAAAAGCTCCGCGGAGTCCGGGGCGTCTATCTCTCCGTCGGCGACGCGGAATCGTGGGAAATGCTGAAAGGGTACGGACTGTTACGCGATGCTTTGATGAAACGAGATCTCCGTGAGCCCCAGCTGAAGGCCGAGATCATCCCGGATTCCGGGCATGTCGGCGGGATGCCCATTTCACTTTACAACGGACTCCGGTT
The Acidobacteriota bacterium DNA segment above includes these coding regions:
- a CDS encoding MBL fold metallo-hydrolase; protein product: MLHRLIVVAALLTALAGLAGAGGTVEGLPLHVKQLAPGVVRVWVGDQISSTAVCAIATQKGIVVIDSTDIPKFDQAFRQVIAKELGRSDFKYLINTHGHADHTNGNGVYADCQIIAHERVVEMMKENQGNFARQIIWRTEDIQRQKDQIASGKLTPEQKTAAEERIIINTLSIEFLKLKPAPTFPTKTFTDTMTLDCGDVTFELYQAGGTHTKSDIFIFARQKGILFTGDMMCDKWLTDTPGCLATFAVHSGEVADYPVLVRNWQALLDRGGEIQMYVPGHWNGELSAAGFRSRFDYLQALLADVPAMIQAGKTFDQMVAEYTLQAKFPQLVGSPGISPNGQRISIEHLYLIHTGKISVGQALWEMIRDETFAAEFPPLRANVLKNQNKYFFSEAQLNAMGYVLLNEQKKSADALQVFEFMRELYPESWNAYDSLAEGVYATGNKQKALKLYQKSVELNPRNENGVKWIAKIESELK
- a CDS encoding nuclear transport factor 2 family protein → MAKIIRIALLALCVTLPAAATDPIAADREADRAEIARVISSVIGWAKDKNLELFYGSIANDEDYISVTPGRRVIKRFEDVKANAPFWLSPDFQYVRHELKDLEITFARCGEVAWFYCVLDDINTYKGEPASWENTRWTGVVEKRDGRWVVVSQHFSFASDR
- a CDS encoding alpha/beta hydrolase, whose amino-acid sequence is MKRISIVSMVLWLIAWGGACCGADVQRFEMRSETVGATYTIEVVLPARAAAGDARYPVVYCLDWYILGDYLQSLPKLMDMGRLTEPFVMVGISQPGGMHEWATTRTRDFTPGRPTDDYSKQNTYPSAVELAGGMTRFSTFLKNELVPRIEASFPADPSRRCLMGYSLGGLMGTCVLAQDPQLFQYYLIGSPSLWYNDFGLAVELDKLTAEKLRGVRGVYLSVGDAESWEMLKGYGLLRDALMKRDLREPQLKAEIIPDSGHVGGMPISLYNGLRFLFRRK